In the Candidatus Omnitrophota bacterium genome, one interval contains:
- a CDS encoding Fic family protein, whose amino-acid sequence MNSYLKTYPWLTFRLDLRQAKPRFWILLGEALSKCEHISGVPLRPATAKELHNVYLAKGIMATTAIEGNTLTESEVRARIEGALPLPPSKEYLGQEVDNILEACHEIASRLFSPGYSEKITIEQIKNYNRLVLKKLPLSSEVIPGEIRKHAVGVGQYRCPTPAECKTLLEKLCVFLNEDFQGSDLPRMAYSILKAIMAHLYLAWIHPFGDGNGRTARLLEFEILLAAGTPTPAAHLLSNHYNATRHEYYRLLDYASRSGGDVMPFLDYAIQGFVDGLREQLAIIREQQHDVAWRNYIHELFKDKTRKTNVRRRQLALDLSQINEPTPVSKIRRLSPRLAEYYAQKSPIVILRDIDDLIRMGLVEKTKEGIRAKREIILSFLPQTRRDT is encoded by the coding sequence ATGAATTCTTATTTAAAGACTTATCCATGGTTGACTTTTCGATTGGATTTGCGCCAAGCCAAGCCGCGATTTTGGATTTTGCTGGGCGAAGCGCTATCCAAATGCGAGCATATTTCTGGCGTTCCCTTGCGTCCGGCGACGGCGAAAGAGTTGCATAACGTTTATCTGGCCAAAGGAATCATGGCGACCACGGCCATCGAGGGCAACACCCTGACGGAGAGCGAAGTCCGGGCGAGAATCGAGGGCGCCTTGCCGCTTCCTCCTTCCAAAGAGTATCTTGGTCAGGAGGTAGACAATATATTGGAAGCCTGCCATGAAATCGCCTCTCGCTTGTTCTCTCCCGGCTATAGCGAAAAAATAACGATCGAACAAATCAAAAATTACAACCGGCTGGTTTTAAAAAAATTGCCGTTGAGTTCCGAAGTAATTCCGGGGGAGATTCGAAAACACGCCGTAGGAGTCGGCCAATATCGCTGCCCGACTCCCGCCGAATGCAAAACGCTATTAGAAAAATTATGCGTTTTTTTAAACGAGGATTTTCAAGGTTCAGATCTGCCGCGCATGGCGTATTCCATTTTAAAAGCCATCATGGCTCATCTCTATCTCGCTTGGATTCATCCTTTCGGCGACGGCAATGGCCGGACGGCGCGTTTGCTGGAATTCGAAATTCTTTTAGCTGCCGGAACTCCTACGCCCGCCGCTCATCTTCTCAGCAACCACTACAATGCGACTCGGCATGAGTATTACCGGTTGCTGGATTACGCCAGCCGATCGGGAGGGGATGTCATGCCCTTTCTGGATTATGCGATTCAAGGTTTCGTGGACGGCTTGCGGGAACAATTGGCCATTATCCGGGAACAGCAGCATGACGTGGCGTGGCGAAATTACATTCACGAATTGTTTAAAGATAAAACCAGAAAAACAAATGTACGCCGCCGTCAATTAGCGTTGGATTTGTCTCAAATAAATGAACCCACGCCGGTTTCAAAAATCCGCCGGTTGAGTCCCCGGTTGGCGGAATACTACGCCCAAAAATCGCCTATAGTAATTTTACGGGATATCGACGATTTAATAAGAATGGGATTGGTGGAAAAAACCAAAGAAGGGATCCGAGCCAAACGAGAAATCATTCTATCCTTTCTACCGCAAACGCGGCGGGATACTTGA
- a CDS encoding transcriptional regulator, translated as MSPAIDFHAYKLEKIRDPEYAKEYLRLALEDSRKENDRQLFLLALRDVVEAQGGIPALAPKIDMPKRSLYKAISENGNPRFHTLEKILDGLGLRLSVESAR; from the coding sequence ATGAGTCCTGCGATCGATTTTCACGCTTATAAATTGGAAAAAATCCGCGATCCCGAATACGCCAAGGAATACCTGCGGCTGGCTCTCGAAGACAGCCGCAAAGAAAACGATCGGCAACTCTTTTTACTTGCGTTGAGGGATGTAGTGGAAGCGCAAGGAGGCATTCCCGCGTTAGCCCCAAAAATCGACATGCCCAAACGAAGCTTATATAAAGCTATTTCGGAAAATGGAAATCCCCGCTTTCACACTCTCGAAAAAATTCTCGACGGCCTTGGTCTTCGATTGTCAGTAGAATCTGCGAGATAA
- a CDS encoding WecB/TagA/CpsF family glycosyltransferase, translating into MTENRITLFDIPIDNLSIEDAINKIIQRLAGEGAVRIYFVNAHGVNVSRIDSEYLHILQKGDCIFADGVGMRWAARAMGTPLLDNVNGTDLFPRLCPLLQESSFRVFLLGAELGVAQKMAEEICKNYPGLAISGWHHGYFSPQEEEEVIQKIRAVKTDLLLAALGVPKQEKWLDEHLHKTGARVGIGVGGLFDFYSNRIPRAPRWMRKMGLEWLYRLYREPKRLWRRYVLGNGYFLLLLVAAYLKIPLDKLDKFKPRLD; encoded by the coding sequence ATGACGGAAAACCGTATTACTCTCTTCGATATCCCCATCGACAATCTCTCGATAGAGGACGCCATCAATAAGATAATTCAGAGATTGGCGGGAGAAGGCGCAGTACGGATTTATTTCGTCAACGCCCATGGCGTGAACGTCTCGCGCATCGACTCCGAATATTTGCATATTTTGCAGAAGGGAGATTGCATTTTCGCCGACGGCGTTGGGATGCGCTGGGCGGCGCGGGCGATGGGGACGCCATTGTTGGACAACGTCAACGGCACGGATTTATTCCCCCGATTGTGCCCGCTTCTGCAAGAGAGTTCTTTTCGGGTGTTCCTTTTGGGCGCAGAGCTGGGCGTAGCGCAGAAAATGGCGGAAGAGATTTGCAAGAATTACCCCGGCCTTGCAATTAGCGGATGGCATCACGGATACTTTTCGCCGCAAGAAGAAGAAGAGGTTATCCAGAAAATCCGCGCCGTCAAAACGGACTTGTTGCTGGCGGCGCTGGGCGTACCCAAACAGGAGAAATGGCTGGACGAGCATCTGCATAAAACGGGGGCGCGAGTAGGAATAGGCGTCGGAGGATTGTTCGATTTCTATTCCAACCGCATTCCCCGCGCGCCCCGCTGGATGCGAAAGATGGGGCTGGAATGGTTGTACCGGTTGTATCGGGAACCCAAGCGATTATGGCGGAGGTATGTATTAGGAAATGGCTATTTCTTGCTATTGTTGGTTGCCGCCTATCTCAAAATTCCCTTGGATAAACTAGATAAATTCAAACCGCGCCTCGATTGA
- a CDS encoding DUF502 domain-containing protein gives MKSITKNFGKGLLVLVPLIATIYAIIKLFTFIDGLLRGILPFNIPGFGFLATLVIIITVGYLASSVLFRWFFDLIDRLFARLPLLKIFYSSIKDLIGAFVGDKKSFDKPVAVTLIPGGAAKVIGFVTRESLKNFGLEDYVAVYLPQSFNFAGNLFLFPKDQVERLKADSSDVMAFVMSGGVTAGGEKK, from the coding sequence ATGAAATCCATCACCAAGAACTTTGGAAAAGGGCTGTTGGTTCTGGTCCCCTTAATCGCAACGATTTACGCCATAATCAAACTCTTTACGTTTATCGACGGCCTGCTGCGAGGCATTCTTCCCTTCAATATTCCAGGATTCGGCTTTCTGGCCACGCTGGTGATCATTATCACAGTTGGTTATTTGGCTTCCAGCGTTCTTTTCCGATGGTTTTTCGATTTGATCGACCGGCTTTTCGCCCGTCTGCCCCTGCTCAAAATTTTCTATTCCTCCATCAAGGATCTTATCGGCGCCTTCGTTGGAGATAAAAAGAGTTTCGACAAGCCCGTTGCCGTAACCCTCATCCCCGGCGGCGCCGCCAAGGTCATCGGCTTCGTTACGCGGGAAAGTTTGAAGAATTTCGGCTTGGAGGATTACGTCGCCGTCTACCTGCCCCAATCCTTCAACTTCGCGGGAAACCTCTTTCTCTTCCCCAAGGATCAAGTGGAGAGACTAAAAGCGGACAGTTCCGACGTCATGGCCTTCGTCATGTCCGGCGGCGTCACAGCGGGCGGGGAGAAGAAGTAG